The following are encoded in a window of Pygocentrus nattereri isolate fPygNat1 chromosome 5, fPygNat1.pri, whole genome shotgun sequence genomic DNA:
- the rtf1 gene encoding RNA polymerase-associated protein RTF1 homolog — MVNVKKRKGRVVIDSDSEDSASDDNLDQELLSLAKRKRVDSEGQEEPVSKPAASTDSETSDSDDEWTVGGTKAKKKVKPSKGAEKKNATKKRVNKAASSGSSDGDSSAESSAPEEGEVSDSESNSSSSSSDSDSSSEDEVFRDGYGDDLMGDEEDRARLEQMTEKEREQELFNRIEKREVLKRRFEIKQKLKTAKKKEKEEKKKKQEEEQEKKKQSQVTDTQVVMSHNKERRSKRDEKLDKKSQAMEELKAEREKKKNRTAELLAKRQPLKTSEVYSDDEEEEEEDDDKSSVKSDRSSRSSSFDEEEEKEEAPPKSQPVSLPEELNRIRLSRHKLERWCHMPFFAKTVTGCFVRIGIGNSSSKPVYRVAEIVDVVETAKVYQLGSTRTNKGLQLRHGNDTRVFRLEFVSNQEFTENEFMKWKDAMIVAGMQIPTLDEITKKEQSIKEAVNYKFNDKDIEDIVKEKDRFRKAPPNYAMKKTQLLKEKAMAEESGDGERVKSLQDQLNELEERAEALDRQRTKNISAISYINQRNRSWNIVESEKALVAEGQNSKNQQMDPFTRRQCKPTMVSNARDPSVHAAILAHLNQKYGSGSGSAQDNTQQANKQGQSNPRDKDVAKPTSDLSEDLFKVHDFDVKIDLQVPNAEAKSLSVSSNALPVKDGAPRRSLNLEDYKKRRGLI, encoded by the exons GAGCTGCTGAGCTTAGCCAAGAGGAAGAGGGTGGACTCGGAAGGACAAGAGGAGCCTGTCAGTAAACCTGCAGCATCTACAGACTCTGAGACGTCTGACAGTGACGATGAG TGGACTGTTGGAGGCACCAAAGCCAAGAAGAAGGTGAAGCCCAGTAAAGGAGCAGAAAAGAAGAATGCTACAAAGAAAAGAGTGAACAAAGCAGCTTCATCTGGCAGCTCGGATGGAGACAGCTCAGCagagagttcagctccagaGGAAG GTGAGGTTTCTGACTCTGAGAGCAAcagctcctcctccagctccgATTCAGACTCCTCATCGGAGGACGAAGTGTTCCGGGATGGGTATGGAGACGATCTCATGGGAGACGAGGAGGACCGAGCACGTTTGGAACAGATgacggagaaagaaagagagcaggagCTCTTCAACCGTATCGAGAAGAGAGAGGTGCTCAAACGGAG GTTTGAAATCAAGCAGAAACTGAAGactgcaaagaaaaaagaaaaggaagagaagaagaagaagcaagaggaagagcaggaaaagaaaaagcagtCTCAGGTCACAGACACTCAGGTG GTGATGTCGCATAATAAAGAGAGGAGGTCTAAGAGGGATGAGAAGCTGGACAAGAAATCTCAGGCCATGGAAGAGCTGAAAGCAGAgcgtgagaaaaagaaaaacagaacag CTGAGCTCCTGGCCAAACGGCAACCTCTGAAGACCAGCGAGGTGTACTCtgatgatgaagaggaggaagaggaagatgacGACAAGTCATCGGTAAAAAGTGACCGCAGCTCAAGATCTTCGTCCTTCGATGAGGAAGAAGA GAAAGAGGAGGCGCCTCCTAAGTCTCAGCCAGTGTCGTTGCCTGAGGAGCTGAATCGGATCCGTCTTTCGCGGCACAAGCTGGAGCGGTGGTGCCACATGCCGTTCTTCGCCAAAACCGTTACCGGATGTTTTGTACGGATTGGCATCGGCAACAGCAGCAGTAAACCTGTCTACCGG GTGGCTGAAATTGTGGATGTGGTTGAAACGGCAAAAGTCTACCAGCTGGGATCTACAAGAACAAACAAGGGGCTACAGTTACG GCACGGCAATGACACTCGAGTATTTCGGCTCGAGTTTGTGTCCAATCAGGaattcacagaaaatgaattCATGAAGTGGAAAGATGCG ATGATTGTTGCTGGAATGCAAATTCCTACTCTGGATGAGATCACCAAAAAAGAGCAATCCATCAAAGAGGCCGTCAACTACAAATTCAATGACAAAGACATTGAGGAT ATTGTGAAAGAGAAGGACAGATTCCGAAAGGCGCCGCCAAACTACGCTATGAAGAAGACGCAGCTCCTCAAAgaaaag GCGATGGCTGAGGAGAGTGGAGATGGTGAGCGAGTGAAATCGCTGCAGGATCAGTTGAATGAACTGGAGGAGAGGGCTGAAGcactagacagacagagaaccaaaaacatctcTGCTATCAG CTATATCAACCAGAGGAACCGGAGCTGGAACATCGTGGAGTCTGAGAAAGCTCTGGTG GCTGAGGGTCAGAACTCTAAGAACCAGCAGATGGACCCTTTCACAAGACGACAGTGCAAACCAACTATGGTGTCCAAT GCCAGAGATCCTTCTGTCCATGCTGCTATCCTCGCCCATCTTAATCAGAAGTACGGTTCAGGCTCAGGATCTGCTCAAGACAACACACAGCAGGCCAACAAACAG GGACAGAGCAACCCGAGAGATAAAGATGTTGCAAAGCCAACCAGCGATCTCTCTGAGGATCTGTTTAAAGTTCACGATTTTGACGTGAAAATCGACCTGCAGGTTCCCAATGCTG aaGCCAAGTCACTGTCGGTCAGTTCCAATGCCCTGCCGGTCAAGGACGGAGCTCCTCGCCGGTCGCTCAACTTGGAAGACTACAAAAAGAGACGAGGCCTCATATGA